The Leucobacter rhizosphaerae genome includes a region encoding these proteins:
- a CDS encoding VOC family protein yields MDQRVHVLTFATPDLDAARSFYCDGLHWNPLIDEPGEILFFQIAPGLVLGLFDANKFDRDLLREGSTDGVNGVTLSHNVATRDDVVTTLAELDALGGTILKPAQESAFGGIFHGHVADPNGLIWEIAHNPGWHIAESGTVAFE; encoded by the coding sequence ATGGACCAACGCGTGCACGTTCTCACCTTCGCGACTCCCGATCTCGATGCTGCTCGATCCTTCTACTGCGACGGCCTCCACTGGAATCCGCTCATCGACGAGCCCGGCGAGATCCTCTTCTTCCAGATCGCCCCCGGCCTTGTGCTCGGCTTGTTCGATGCGAACAAATTCGACCGAGATCTCCTGCGCGAAGGCTCGACGGACGGCGTCAACGGTGTGACGCTGTCGCACAATGTCGCGACACGCGATGATGTCGTGACGACGCTCGCCGAACTCGACGCCTTGGGCGGGACGATCCTCAAGCCCGCCCAAGAGAGCGCCTTCGGCGGCATCTTCCACGGTCACGTCGCCGACCCGAATGGGCTCATCTGGGAAATCGCGCACAACCCCGGGTGGCACATCGCCGAGTCCGGAACCGTGGCATTCGAGTGA
- a CDS encoding RidA family protein → MPTAVTLIRSAALSDAAEYAYAATAPADARLIFLAGSCPLNTDGSTAGVGDVAAQAAKCIENMKIALAASGADITDIISTRVLVASTVQSDLVTAWEVVRDAFGDHDAPSTLLGVTVLGYDDQLVEIEATAAVRD, encoded by the coding sequence TTGCCCACTGCTGTCACCCTCATCCGGTCTGCCGCCCTGTCCGATGCGGCCGAGTACGCCTATGCCGCGACGGCTCCGGCTGACGCCCGGCTGATCTTCCTCGCGGGATCCTGCCCGCTGAATACCGACGGATCGACCGCTGGGGTCGGCGACGTCGCCGCACAGGCCGCGAAATGCATCGAGAACATGAAGATCGCTCTCGCAGCCTCCGGCGCGGACATCACTGACATCATCAGCACGCGCGTGCTGGTCGCGTCCACTGTGCAGTCCGATCTCGTCACTGCTTGGGAGGTCGTCCGTGATGCATTCGGCGATCACGATGCTCCGAGCACACTGCTGGGGGTCACCGTCTTGGGCTACGACGATCAGCTCGTCGAGATCGAAGCAACCGCGGCCGTCCGAGACTGA
- a CDS encoding NAD(P)/FAD-dependent oxidoreductase, with translation MHRRTGRILVVGAGIVGATAAYHLTRAGYRVTVIEGAGVAGGVTGDSFAWIGFAKSSAATAAHGLRRTAAEDFARVASELRTPIGLRRTGALTWESTDAATRAFVSEHQRAGHPVRLVDAEEIRRREPGVREVPAVAAFAPDDGGVDPAALTAALLQEALDDGAALRTGTRVRGLIAEGGAVTGVATDAGPVHGSAVLLAAGTGIPPLLASLGIAEPIGASPAPARVEASPCCLLRFSTPTPLVSGILSSPDFEIRQLDDTTLIAAEDVPRSGFDGDTRRLAQPTLASIRRLLVGGKRVELIDAVVADRPVTDTGEPLLGFAPGVSGLYLASAHPAIMLMGTIGARIARDFMSADRD, from the coding sequence ATGCACCGCCGCACAGGCCGCATCCTGGTGGTCGGGGCCGGGATCGTCGGCGCCACTGCCGCGTACCACCTCACGCGAGCGGGTTACCGGGTCACGGTGATCGAGGGCGCGGGCGTTGCGGGCGGCGTTACCGGCGATTCCTTCGCCTGGATCGGGTTCGCGAAGAGCTCCGCCGCGACGGCTGCGCACGGGCTTCGCCGCACGGCCGCCGAGGACTTCGCGCGCGTGGCATCCGAGCTGCGCACGCCGATCGGCCTGCGACGCACCGGGGCGCTGACCTGGGAGTCGACCGACGCGGCGACCCGCGCGTTCGTGTCCGAGCACCAGCGCGCCGGGCATCCGGTGCGTCTCGTGGACGCGGAGGAGATTCGCCGCCGGGAACCGGGGGTGCGGGAGGTCCCCGCGGTCGCGGCGTTCGCGCCGGACGACGGCGGCGTGGATCCCGCGGCACTCACCGCTGCACTGCTGCAAGAGGCGCTCGACGACGGGGCCGCGCTCCGCACCGGCACACGGGTGCGCGGACTCATCGCCGAGGGCGGGGCCGTGACCGGCGTGGCCACCGATGCCGGCCCGGTGCACGGATCGGCAGTGCTGCTGGCCGCGGGCACGGGCATCCCGCCGCTGCTGGCGTCGCTCGGGATCGCCGAGCCGATCGGCGCATCGCCGGCACCGGCGCGAGTCGAGGCATCACCGTGCTGCCTCCTCCGGTTCTCGACGCCGACGCCGCTCGTCTCCGGGATCCTCTCCTCCCCCGATTTCGAGATCCGTCAGCTCGACGACACGACCCTCATCGCAGCCGAGGATGTGCCGCGATCCGGGTTCGACGGCGACACGCGGAGATTGGCGCAGCCCACCCTCGCGTCGATCCGGCGCCTGCTGGTCGGCGGAAAGCGGGTCGAGCTGATCGACGCGGTCGTTGCCGATCGCCCGGTCACCGACACCGGCGAGCCACTGCTCGGGTTCGCGCCCGGTGTATCCGGTCTCTATCTGGCATCGGCGCATCCCGCGATCATGCTGATGGGGACGATCGGGGCGCGAATCGCTCGTGACTTCATGAGCGCCGACCGCGACTGA
- the cysK gene encoding cysteine synthase A, translated as MSHLHGPLIAGDLTELVGRTPLLRINRLVPDHGARVLAKLESANPAASVKDRTALAIVETAEADGRLTPGGTIIEATSGNTGIALAWIGAVKGYRVIIVMPDDVSEERRTLLRGLGAELVLTPGPLAMAGANEEAGKILERHPGAFLSGQGGNAANADVHFRTTGPEIWEATEGRIDAFVATVGTGGTLTGAGKYLKSRNPEIRVIAVEPAEAPVLSGGEFQPHKIQGIIGGNGLPPILELDLADEIIGIPQDTAIETAREALAREGLLVGISAGAALAASRQVAARPEFAGRTIVTILGDTGERYLSTELFDHARA; from the coding sequence ATGAGTCACTTGCACGGCCCGCTGATCGCGGGCGATCTCACCGAACTCGTCGGGCGCACGCCGCTCCTGCGCATCAACCGACTGGTGCCGGACCACGGCGCGCGGGTGCTCGCGAAGCTGGAGTCCGCTAATCCCGCAGCGAGCGTGAAGGATCGCACCGCGCTCGCGATCGTCGAAACGGCGGAGGCGGACGGCCGCCTCACCCCCGGCGGCACGATAATCGAGGCCACGAGCGGCAACACCGGGATCGCGCTCGCGTGGATCGGCGCGGTCAAGGGGTACCGCGTGATCATCGTGATGCCCGACGACGTCTCGGAGGAGCGGCGCACCCTGCTGCGCGGGCTCGGCGCAGAGCTGGTGCTCACGCCGGGGCCGCTCGCGATGGCGGGAGCGAACGAGGAGGCGGGCAAGATCCTGGAGCGGCACCCGGGCGCATTCCTCTCCGGTCAGGGCGGCAACGCCGCGAACGCGGACGTGCACTTCCGGACGACCGGCCCGGAGATCTGGGAGGCGACGGAGGGTCGCATCGACGCCTTCGTCGCCACCGTCGGCACGGGCGGCACACTGACCGGCGCGGGCAAGTATCTGAAGTCGCGCAATCCCGAGATCCGCGTCATCGCGGTCGAGCCCGCCGAGGCCCCGGTGCTCTCGGGCGGCGAGTTCCAGCCCCACAAGATCCAGGGCATCATCGGGGGCAACGGGCTGCCGCCGATCCTCGAGCTCGACCTGGCGGACGAGATCATCGGGATCCCGCAGGACACCGCGATCGAGACGGCCCGCGAGGCGCTCGCGCGCGAGGGGCTGCTCGTCGGCATCTCGGCCGGAGCGGCCCTCGCCGCGAGCCGGCAGGTGGCCGCGCGGCCCGAGTTCGCGGGTCGCACGATCGTGACGATCCTCGGCGACACGGGCGAGCGATACCTGTCCACGGAGCTCTTCGACCACGCTCGAGCGTAG